A stretch of Henckelia pumila isolate YLH828 chromosome 4, ASM3356847v2, whole genome shotgun sequence DNA encodes these proteins:
- the LOC140864389 gene encoding probable WRKY transcription factor 7: MAVDLMPGFSFTAKMEENAAREAAAAGLQSVDKLMRILSTSKNFRTDPIGAVDCRAVADAAVNKFKKFITLLDRTRTGHARFRRGPVPDVKKIEPALDSVVPSSQPPKAVENAKTHFPTPVQQRLPPLPLPNHYQKLVRNGSFERKETSTTINFASPVTSFMSTLTGDTDSLQPSMSSGFQITNMSQVSSAGRPPLSTSSFKRKCSSMDDSNAKCGGGSTGSRCHCPKKKKSKLKRVVRIPAISMKMADIPPDDYSWRKYGQKPIKGSPHPRGYYKCSSVRGCPARKHVERAFDDPAMLIVTYEGEHNHAHSTTEAPALVLESS, translated from the exons ATGGCCGTAGATTTAATGCCGGGCTTCAGTTTCACCGCTAAGATGGAAGAGAACGCCGCAAGAGAAGCTGCCGCCGCTGGTCTTCAGAGCGTCGATAAGCTTATGCGAATACTCTCCACCTCTAAAAATTTCCGCACAGACCCCATCGGAGCCGTGGATTGCCGCGCGGTGGCCGATGCCGCCGTCAACAAGTTCAAGAAATTCATCACTCTACTCGATCGGACCAGAACCGGCCACGCCAGATTCCGCCGCGGCCCGGTTCCCGATGTCAAGAAGATAGAGCCGGCTCTGGATTCGGTCGTGCCATCGTCCCAACCCCCAAAGGCGGTGGAAAATGCGAAAACTCACTTCCCTACTCCTGTTCAGCAGCGGCTGCCGCCGCTTCCGCTGCCGAATCACTACCAGAAGCTGGTGAGGAACGGTTCATTCGAGAGAAAAGAGACTTCCACCACCATAAACTTCGCCTCGCCGGTTACTTCTTTTATGTCTACGTTGACCGGAGACACCGACAGCCTACAGCCTTCCATGTCTTCTGGGTTTCAAATCACAAACATGTCGCAGGTTTCCTCCGCCGGCCGTCCGCCGCTCTCGACTTCTTCTTTTAAACGCAAGTGCAGCTCCATGGACGATTCCAACGCCAAGTGCGGCGGCGGGTCGACTGGGAGTCGTTGCCACTGCCCCAAGAAAAA GAAATCCAAGTTGAAAAGAGTGGTAAGGATTCCAGCTATAAGCATGAAGATGGCTGATATTCCACCTGACGATTACTCTTGGAGAAAATATGGTCAAAAGCCCATCAAGGGTTCCCCTCATCCTAG GGGATATTACAAATGTAGCAGCGTGAGAGGGTGCCCGGCCCGAAAGCATGTGGAACGGGCTTTCGATGACCCGGCAATGCTTATAGTAACTTATGAAGGAGAACACAATCATGCCCATTCCACAACGGAAGCGCCTGCATTAGTTCTTGAATCATCTTGA